One part of the Arabidopsis thaliana chromosome 1 sequence genome encodes these proteins:
- a CDS encoding NHL domain-containing protein (NHL domain-containing protein; FUNCTIONS IN: molecular_function unknown; INVOLVED IN: biological_process unknown; LOCATED IN: endomembrane system; EXPRESSED IN: 24 plant structures; EXPRESSED DURING: 13 growth stages; CONTAINS InterPro DOMAIN/s: NHL repeat. subgroup (InterPro:IPR013017), NHL repeat (InterPro:IPR001258), Six-bladed beta-propeller, TolB-like (InterPro:IPR011042); BEST Arabidopsis thaliana protein match is: NHL domain-containing protein (TAIR:AT1G23880.1); Has 35333 Blast hits to 34131 proteins in 2444 species: Archae - 798; Bacteria - 22429; Metazoa - 974; Fungi - 991; Plants - 531; Viruses - 0; Other Eukaryotes - 9610 (source: NCBI BLink).) — translation MAWGFSSVSLFLFVVFNLVSGKIVLEEGYEVTTVVDGHKSGLNPYTIHALPGSSNLIVLDSSGSTFYTTSFPLSVDSVINRFAGDGSSGHVDGKAGNSRFSKPRGFAVDAKGNVYVADKSNKAIRKISSSGSVTTIAGGISKAFGHRDGPAQNATFSSDFEITFVPQRCCLLVSDHGNEMIRQINLKEEDCLENSHSNLGTYSLWSIGIVLSCILGVAIGFAVRPYVIRHEEVNHLSFIMTWKLLLTKLGEQVLTFFSYIRNRVAESTVYSVLSRLVMMIVSHLSLMYSALSSLICSMVSSLFFMCQPNNVAILDKTVSVSDPESPGCGNPKPPLSLKPSDDLIDLISFDDEQEPNNDKDCRNEETLPHATIDDIIKVHVEEFSKMAEEDTVIHGSSSTE, via the exons ATGGCTTGGGGATTTTCGTCCGtgtctctcttcttgttcGTCGTTTTCAATCTGg TGAGTGGTAAGATAGTTTTAGAAGAAGGGTACGAAGTCACAACGGTGGTCGATGGCCATAAGTCTGGTCTGAATCCATACACGATTCATGCTTTACCAGGATCTTCTAATCTGATCGTCCTTGATTCTTCCGGCAGTACATTTTACACTACTTCCTTTCCTTTGTCCGTTG ATAGTGTGATAAACCGGTTTGCTGGGGATGGGAGTTCGGGTCATGTAGATGGTAAAGCTGGTAACAGCCGGTTCAGCAAACCCCGTGGTTTTGCTGTGGATGCTAAAGGGAATGTTTATGTTGCTGATAAGAGTAATAAAGCTATACGGAAGATCAGCTCTTCAG GTTCTGTAACCACCATTGCTGGAGGGATCTCAAAGGCATTTGGACACAGAGATGGACCTGCACAGAATGCTACTTTCTCTAGCGATTTCGAGATAACTTTTGTTCCTCAAAGATGTTGTTTGCTTGTTTCTGATCATGGAAATGAAATGATTCGCCAGATAAATCTTAAGGAGGAGGATTGCCTCGAAAACTCTCATTCTA ATTTGGGGACATACTCTCTTTGGTCAATAGGGATTGTCCTTTCCTGCATTCTCGGGGTAGCCATTGGATTTGCTGTTCGCCCTTACGTCATCCGtcat GAAGAAGTGAACCACCTCTCGTTCATCATGACATGGAAGCTTCTCCTAACCAAATTGGGGGAACAAGTTCTGACCTTCTTCTCCTACATTAGAAACCGAGTTGCTGAATCAACCGTTTATTCAGTATTAAGTAGACTAGTTATGATGATCGTGTCTCACCTTTCCCTCATGTATTCCGCCCTAAGTAGTTTAATTTGTTCGATGGTATCTAGCCTTTTCTTCATGTGTCAACCCAATAATGTAGCTATTTTAGACAAAACAGTCTCTGTGTCTGATCCCGAGAGTCCAGGTTGCGGCAACCCAAAGCCGCCCCTTTCACTGAAACCCTCTGATGATCTTATTGACCTAATAAGCTTTGATGATGAACAAGAACCTAACAATGACAAAGATTGCAGGAATGAAGAGACTCTTCCTCATGCAACCATAGATGACATTATAAAGGTTCATGTTGAAGAATTTTCAAAGATGGCTGAAGAAGATACTGTAATTCATGGTTCTTCATCTACTGAGTAG
- a CDS encoding NHL domain-containing protein, whose translation MVKFENGYSVETVLDGSKLGIEPYSIQVLSNGELLILDSQNSNIYQISSSLSLYSRPRLVTGSPEGYPGHVDGRLRDARLNNPKGLTVDDRGNIYVADTVNNAIRKISEAGVTTIAGGKMVRGGGHVDGPSEDAKFSNDFDVVYLGSSCSLLVIDRGNQAIREIQLHFDDCADQYGSGFPLGIAVLVAAVFFGYMLALLQRRLSSIVSYHTDQEVFEAVPDQDPIKPVRPPLILTGDEQEKQEESFLGTLQIFISNAWVFSVELFSGMFPGLRKKQTVGLNFNHQETKHSAFSTTSWPIQESFVIHNKDEPPPVESRNATPGKIYPFMSKDATEKMQQLRQSRALYRSLDAEFLQEQQQEKHQQYHHRHHSTIPYTLYEQSSEKTNEIVFGPGQEQDQMNTHQNIHHRAHQFVSYPYGYYS comes from the exons ATGGTGAAATTCGAAAATGGGTATTCAGTGGAAACGGTGTTAGACGGAAGCAAACTCGGTATCGAACCTTATTCTATTCAGGTCTTATCCAATGGCGAATTGCTTATTCTGGATTCTCAGAATAGTAACATTTACCagatttcatcttctctttcccTTT ATAGCAGACCCAGGCTAGTTACTGGCTCCCCTGAAGGATATCCGGGTCATGTGGACGGTAGATTAAGGGACGCGAGGTTGAACAATCCTAAGGGACTCACAGTTGATGATAGAGGAAATATCTATGTTGCAGATACTGTGAATAATGCTATCAGGAAGATCAGTGAAGCAG GAGTCACAACCATTGCTGGGGGGAAAATGGTTCGTGGGGGAGGTCATGTGGATGGTCCAAGTGAAGATGCAAAgttttcaaatgattttgatgttgtttaTCTCGGGAGCAGTTGTTCCTTGCTAGTCATTGACCGAGGAAACCAAGCCATCAGAGAGATTCAACTCCATTTTGACGACTGTGCTGATCAGTATGGAAGTGGCTTTCCTCTGG GGATTGCAGTTCTTGTAGCGGCAGTTTTCTTTGGCTATATGCTGGCCTTGTTGCAACGTAGACTCAGTTCTATCGTTTCATATCATACT GATCAAGAAGTGTTTGAAGCTGTGCCTGATCAAGATCCTATAAAACCGGTCAGACCACCGCTAATTCTAACTGGAGACGagcaagaaaaacaagaagaaagcttcCTTGGAACGTTGCAGATATTCATTTCAAATGCTTGGGTGTTTTCTGTGGAGCTGTTCAGTGGAATGTTTCCCGGTCTCAGAAAGAAGCAGACAGTCGGCTTGAACTTCAACcatcaagaaacaaagcatTCTGCTTTTAGCACAACTTCATGGCCAATTCAAGAAAGCTTTGTAATACACAACAAAGATGAACCACCTCCCGTCGAGTCCAGGAACGCCACTCCTGGAAAAATTTATCCTTTCATGTCCAAAGATGCAACAGAGAAAATGCAACAGCTGCGCCAAAGCCGTGCCTTGTACAGAAGCTTGGACGCCGAATTCCTCCAGGAGCAGCAACAAGAGAAGCATCAGCAGTATCACCATAGGCATCACTCAACAATCCCATACACTCTTTATGAGCAGAGCAGCGAGAAGACTAATGAGATTGTGTTTGGGCCAGGCCAGGAGCAAGACCAGATGAATACTCATCAGAATATCCACCACAGAGCTCACCAATTTGTGAGTTACCCATATGGATACTATTCATAG
- a CDS encoding NHL domain-containing protein (NHL domain-containing protein; FUNCTIONS IN: molecular_function unknown; INVOLVED IN: biological_process unknown; LOCATED IN: endomembrane system; EXPRESSED IN: 24 plant structures; EXPRESSED DURING: 13 growth stages; CONTAINS InterPro DOMAIN/s: NHL repeat. subgroup (InterPro:IPR013017), NHL repeat (InterPro:IPR001258), Six-bladed beta-propeller, TolB-like (InterPro:IPR011042); BEST Arabidopsis thaliana protein match is: NHL domain-containing protein (TAIR:AT1G23880.1); Has 3260 Blast hits to 1426 proteins in 249 species: Archae - 112; Bacteria - 1411; Metazoa - 144; Fungi - 0; Plants - 190; Viruses - 0; Other Eukaryotes - 1403 (source: NCBI BLink).) codes for MAWGFSSVSLFLFVVFNLVSGKIVLEEGYEVTTVVDGHKSGLNPYTIHALPGSSNLIVLDSSGSTFYTTSFPLSVDSVINRFAGDGSSGHVDGKAGNSRFSKPRGFAVDAKGNVYVADKSNKAIRKISSSGSVTTIAGGISKAFGHRDGPAQNATFSSDFEITFVPQRCCLLVSDHGNEMIRQINLKEEDCLENSHSNLGTYSLWSIGIVLSCILGVAIGFAVRPYVIRHTGRSEPPLVHHDMEASPNQIGGTSSDLLLLH; via the exons ATGGCTTGGGGATTTTCGTCCGtgtctctcttcttgttcGTCGTTTTCAATCTGg TGAGTGGTAAGATAGTTTTAGAAGAAGGGTACGAAGTCACAACGGTGGTCGATGGCCATAAGTCTGGTCTGAATCCATACACGATTCATGCTTTACCAGGATCTTCTAATCTGATCGTCCTTGATTCTTCCGGCAGTACATTTTACACTACTTCCTTTCCTTTGTCCGTTG ATAGTGTGATAAACCGGTTTGCTGGGGATGGGAGTTCGGGTCATGTAGATGGTAAAGCTGGTAACAGCCGGTTCAGCAAACCCCGTGGTTTTGCTGTGGATGCTAAAGGGAATGTTTATGTTGCTGATAAGAGTAATAAAGCTATACGGAAGATCAGCTCTTCAG GTTCTGTAACCACCATTGCTGGAGGGATCTCAAAGGCATTTGGACACAGAGATGGACCTGCACAGAATGCTACTTTCTCTAGCGATTTCGAGATAACTTTTGTTCCTCAAAGATGTTGTTTGCTTGTTTCTGATCATGGAAATGAAATGATTCGCCAGATAAATCTTAAGGAGGAGGATTGCCTCGAAAACTCTCATTCTA ATTTGGGGACATACTCTCTTTGGTCAATAGGGATTGTCCTTTCCTGCATTCTCGGGGTAGCCATTGGATTTGCTGTTCGCCCTTACGTCATCCGtcat ACAGGAAGAAGTGAACCACCTCTCGTTCATCATGACATGGAAGCTTCTCCTAACCAAATTGGGGGAACAAGTTCTGACCTTCTTCTCCTACATTAG
- a CDS encoding NHL domain-containing protein (NHL domain-containing protein; CONTAINS InterPro DOMAIN/s: NHL repeat (InterPro:IPR001258), Six-bladed beta-propeller, TolB-like (InterPro:IPR011042); BEST Arabidopsis thaliana protein match is: NHL domain-containing protein (TAIR:AT1G70280.2); Has 2830 Blast hits to 1270 proteins in 217 species: Archae - 77; Bacteria - 1235; Metazoa - 81; Fungi - 0; Plants - 196; Viruses - 0; Other Eukaryotes - 1241 (source: NCBI BLink).), whose amino-acid sequence MTNVSLFYASLSILFCCFLFFFNLSPSFFFLRLSRSVTTSFNILNIHLSHFAIRLSSTLVMSRHFLFLGIIILLFSAFVASAPSSTSPAKIVNSFISNHGTSLLKWLWSLSFKTTTKTAVPTKSMVKFENGYSVETVLDGSKLGIEPYSIQVLSNGELLILDSQNSNIYQISSSLSLYSRPRLVTGSPEGYPGHVDGRLRDARLNNPKGLTVDDRGNIYVADTVNNAIRKISEAGVTTIAGGKMVRGGGHVDGPSEDAKFSNDFDVVYLGSSCSLLVIDRGNQAIREIQLHFDDCADQYGSGFPLGIAVLVAAVFFGYMLALLQRRLSSIVSYHTDQEVFEAVPDQDPIKPVRPPLILTGDEQEKQEESFLGTLQIFISNAWVFSVELFSGMFPGLRKKQTVGLNFNHQETKHSAFSTTSWPIQESFVIHNKDEPPPVESRNATPGKIYPFMSKDATEKMQQLRQSRALYRSLDAEFLQEQQQEKHQQYHHRHHSTIPYTLYEQSSEKTNEIVFGPGQEQDQMNTHQNIHHRAHQFVSYPYGYYS is encoded by the exons ATGACCAATGTGTCACTTTTCTACGCCtctctttctattttattttgttgctttctcttcttcttcaacctttctccttcctttttttttctcagatTGTCACGAAGTGTCACTACTTCGTTCAACATTTTAAACATTCATCTTTCTCATTTCGCTATTCGTCTCTCCTCAACTTTAGTAATGAGTAGGCATTTTCTGTTTCTGGGTATTatcattcttctcttctctgcgTTTGTTGCTTCAGCTCCTTCATCAACTTCACCTGCga AGATTGTTAATAGTTTCATCTCAAATCATGGCACTTCCTTATTGAAATGGTTAtggtctctctctttcaaaacCACCACTAAAACAG CTGTTCCTACGAAATCGATGGTGAAATTCGAAAATGGGTATTCAGTGGAAACGGTGTTAGACGGAAGCAAACTCGGTATCGAACCTTATTCTATTCAGGTCTTATCCAATGGCGAATTGCTTATTCTGGATTCTCAGAATAGTAACATTTACCagatttcatcttctctttcccTTT ATAGCAGACCCAGGCTAGTTACTGGCTCCCCTGAAGGATATCCGGGTCATGTGGACGGTAGATTAAGGGACGCGAGGTTGAACAATCCTAAGGGACTCACAGTTGATGATAGAGGAAATATCTATGTTGCAGATACTGTGAATAATGCTATCAGGAAGATCAGTGAAGCAG GAGTCACAACCATTGCTGGGGGGAAAATGGTTCGTGGGGGAGGTCATGTGGATGGTCCAAGTGAAGATGCAAAgttttcaaatgattttgatgttgtttaTCTCGGGAGCAGTTGTTCCTTGCTAGTCATTGACCGAGGAAACCAAGCCATCAGAGAGATTCAACTCCATTTTGACGACTGTGCTGATCAGTATGGAAGTGGCTTTCCTCTGG GGATTGCAGTTCTTGTAGCGGCAGTTTTCTTTGGCTATATGCTGGCCTTGTTGCAACGTAGACTCAGTTCTATCGTTTCATATCATACT GATCAAGAAGTGTTTGAAGCTGTGCCTGATCAAGATCCTATAAAACCGGTCAGACCACCGCTAATTCTAACTGGAGACGagcaagaaaaacaagaagaaagcttcCTTGGAACGTTGCAGATATTCATTTCAAATGCTTGGGTGTTTTCTGTGGAGCTGTTCAGTGGAATGTTTCCCGGTCTCAGAAAGAAGCAGACAGTCGGCTTGAACTTCAACcatcaagaaacaaagcatTCTGCTTTTAGCACAACTTCATGGCCAATTCAAGAAAGCTTTGTAATACACAACAAAGATGAACCACCTCCCGTCGAGTCCAGGAACGCCACTCCTGGAAAAATTTATCCTTTCATGTCCAAAGATGCAACAGAGAAAATGCAACAGCTGCGCCAAAGCCGTGCCTTGTACAGAAGCTTGGACGCCGAATTCCTCCAGGAGCAGCAACAAGAGAAGCATCAGCAGTATCACCATAGGCATCACTCAACAATCCCATACACTCTTTATGAGCAGAGCAGCGAGAAGACTAATGAGATTGTGTTTGGGCCAGGCCAGGAGCAAGACCAGATGAATACTCATCAGAATATCCACCACAGAGCTCACCAATTTGTGAGTTACCCATATGGATACTATTCATAG